AATATTGTGCTGCTCAAGTACGCTTCAAACAATATACTtgctaaaattaaattatgacataatatcaataaaggctttttaaatacaaacaaaaaacttaccatttcatctttaataCGATAACAAGAAGCATTGCGAGACTCTAATGGCTCAGCGACCTTTCCATAAGTCATGTTAGTGGCCTGCAACACACCCTTGCGCTGGAAAACCCAATTTGTCAAATCACgagcaaaaagaaaattagaTTTGGAAAACGAGGGGCTTTGGGGAGACAAATATTCATCTTTTAACATATCGATACTGCCACTAAGACCAACACGTTCGCCGGTGCTACTTTGCAAAACACTGACCAAAAACAGTTGAGTGCCAGCAGCCCAAGGATTCTTTGAGACCTCAGCCTCAGTTTTGGTGTTATAAATATAAGAGGTTGGATTACCACGAAGAATAGGTTGTGTCTGTGGATTTGGACCTAAATAATGGCCAATCCctttatataaaatagGGCCAGCAGCCCGGGTCTCATCAGAAATGATATATGGGTTTTCCGATATTCCATCCAAGAGAATGATATCGTCAGAACCTTCAGCGTGATTAAAATGATCAACAACGACAGATTGACGTTCGGCCAGAAACATATCCAGTTGTCTTCCAAGCTCCCTTATTCCTTCGGGAAGTTGAGAGCCTGCAACAACAAACAAGTTACCACCGCTTTGAACAAATTCTAGAAGAGATTTAGGGGAGAAAACAGGGCCCAAACCTATTCATAAAGTGCGTTAGCGTAAGTTTATCATACACATTTTCTAAACTGAAATCATGTTGATATCAATAATCATAAGCCACATACTTTTACTTTGAGATGACAATAAGATCAAGTTGTCGTAAAGACGTTCACCATATTCAAATAGCTTTGCACTTTCATCTTTGATGTAAGAAGTTTTCACATCAAAATCTCTGTCTACATAGTAACAGTTAGTTACTGAACGCGTTAGTCAATATCGTACCCGTAAGTGATTGTAAAAATGTGCTATATCCACCGATATCATGGTCGGCAACAGCCAAAACCGTCTGACGAGCTGCTTGTACTAAAAGCGACCATGTAAGGGCCAAAGCAATACACAATGCGCTCTTCATCGTAGCTGTGTTTCCAAGTGCAAATGTTGGTAGAAGAAGAGATCACTGGTATTAACCAAGCATAGCTACCTCCGCATACTGGTGCTTATGGGATTGCGTTGAACTAATTAAcgatatttttataagaGCATTCAAAATAACGCTAAACTACTTTCAATAACATAAAGACAcgtaaaaatttactcAACAGTACACTATTATAAAAGTAATTCGtccaatttttatttgaaatcCTAAATTCCATCGATtgaaatgaatttaaattctttatatttctattcaacaaagaaatattcTCGGTAATAAAATCAGCGTTAGCTTAGCTCCCCTCAGCAATGCTTTATTTAGCAAATTTCTTAACATTGGAATAAATGGCATATACAAATCCCTCAAGAAGTCAAAATGGGTTATTTCCTTGCAATATAATATCCAGTTATTTATATCAGCTTAGCAAAAATAGACTTGTTCTATTAGCTTATAACAATGATACGACAGAACCCATGACATATCAATAAGATAACAAAATATCAATGTCAAAGAATAAAGCCTGCTTTTCTAACTAATTGCAATCATAGTGTgcacaatttttaaagttaaACATCTAATTAAAACGAAGTGCGTTATCTACGTTGacagtttaaaaaatcactaAAATGCAATAGTCTAAGGTAAAGGGAACTGCTTTTTGGGAAGAGGAAGAGTAGTGCCGCTAACCTTGATGCATTCTTGTCCAAGCCAATGACCGAGAGTAACAGCATAATCGATTCCTTGGCCTTGAGAAAGAGCAGCAATAAATCCACCAGCAAAGGCATCTCCGGCACCATTGGTATCGACGATTTCCTCAGATGGGACGCGGTTGGGCTTGTAAGTGGTTACTTTACCGTCTTTAGCAACGATCGTGGCATCGGCTCCTTGAGTAATGACAACAACACGGGTGCGTTTCTTGTTAACCTTCTCAACAGAAGACAAGGCCAGCGCAATCTCCTGGACGTCGGTACTTTTGATTCCATGATTCTCCCCGTAGCTAAGGATTTCAGCTTCGTTGCCAATAACATAATCACAATATGGGATAACGGAATCCATTTGCTCCTTGAAAAATTGAGAGAGGAAAGGAGCGCTAAGATTCATGATATAGGGCTTGTTATTCTCATTAGCATGTTGAGCTAAACATAACATGGATTCGGGACTGACGGTCAAGTGAAAACCACCGACGTAAATAACCTTTGCTTCCTCAACGAACTTCCATACATTCGGCTGTTGCAAGTCCTTGAGCTTGTAGTTGTTAGCAGCTCCCAAGTTGGTACAAAGGGAGCGATTTTTATTGTTGTTGCTCAAGACGACAGCACAAACACCAGTAGGTGTAGTGGGATCAACAGAAAACTCAGATCGTAATCCAGCTTTTTCGTTCGATTCAAGAAGCATATCAGCAAACTTATCTTGACCAACGCAGCCGGCGAAAACAGTAGAGTTAGGAGGAAGTACGTATTGAGCAGCACGGCAGCTGTTTTGAGCTGCACCACCGGCACTGTAGCTAACGCATGGCTCCTTGTAGATACCCATCTGGCTCTCAGAAGCTAAGACGGCGTCGTTGCTCTTCAAGCCATACTTTTCAAGAGTTGCAGTTTCACCACCAACATAGTAATCCAACAGAGGGTTTTCCAAACCAAACAAGATGTATGAAGACATGATAAATGATTGTAGTAAGGGAAGGgaaaaagttaaagaaaaaccaCGAGAAAATACACCAACAGGTAAAGTATCTTAATGTTCAAAGAGCGATATTATGGCATAATTGTAATGCgttatattattaatacTATACTGCGTTAAATATCGATACATGCCATATGGTCTGTTTATCTTTCGCTATATATTGTATGGTAAAGGCatactatttttaataaactattaaaatttgagcagctaaaaaaattatcaatatAAGCATAACTGTACAAGCATCCTCAATTTCAGTTATTAGCTATATTGgtgaaaaatataatactATGTAACTGAAGATTGACAGTGTATGTTACTTATTGTACCTGTATACTGGAATTCTAGGTCACAACTAATACTCATCGCAATTTTAACCTTCATTAAACTGATTGCAAACTGCATAATTAAACGATATAAACTGTATCACACTCCTTTGCGCCTCGGTATATTATAATCACAATACTTATTTAAGAAGGCCGATCACGAGAAAAATTAGAACTAATAAAGATTAAAAGAGTCGATATTTGATGCTATATACAATTGGTCATGAATATTAACTCCATTCctgtattatttttttaacaaaggGGTTGCTTCAACTTTTAGCGGAAAACTTATCAAAGTGTggaagaaataataaactaaGATAAATGATGATCGAGTTGCACTGCGTCAGGGTAGCCGGTtgtcaaaattttcaatatacgaataaagaaataaaaacaaaaatagagtgaaaaaaaaatagatatCGGCATCATGCTAAACGTGGAGACGATGATCCGCCGTTTTTTAGGATAAATTTAGGATATGACAGGAGATTACAACTAAAGAACTTTTGGTGCTTCTTCAAATATCctgaataaaaaaggtCGTTAATCTTCACCTTGAACATTCGCTTTCTTTTCCATAATAGCGCTAACAATATCTATGGATAGTAGCTGTAGGTTTAAATCGTTGATCAATTGCTCTGGGGCTGTAGAATCACTTTCCCATACTAATAAGATTAGAATTTCTTGCAAACGCTCAAAGCTATGTCGGAGATTAGCTTGATCATTGGAAAAGATAGTAATTAAGCTAGAAATGTCGTTTTCTAATGCCATAGCACCATAATCATTCCACTGAATCTTATATAGTATGAGGTTTTCTATATAACTTGCAGCTTTCTCGCATGCCATAGAGCGTAAAGAAAGCTGATTTTCAGGAGTAAATTGCTCCAGCAACAAAACCCTGTCCCAAACGCTGCGAAGACGGGTAACTACCAGTCTTTCATGTTCTGTCTCCTTCGTATAGTCTTCATAGGACAAGACATAGTTGATTCCATCAAAGGAATCATCGATGCATTGCTCAATTCGGggtaataaaaatatcgGAAAGTACATGTTGAAAGAAGTCTTGCAaagattttcaaaattaacgGTTAGctgcaaaaaattatcaatcGATTTCTTTACCAATTTTTGGTCTTTGGCAAAGGCAAAAACTTCTTCCAACCGACTAGAAACACCATCCACAATTGATTTTAGATATTGCTTGCTGAGTGAAGCACTATTTACCAATGTTATGTAGTTTTCGACTTGTTTGGCGGGAATGCTATTTGCATTCTTTAGCCTCTGGAACTGAGCTTTTATAATGTTACAGACAGTTAAAAGATTATGGGAAAGGTAGACATAGTAATCATTTCTTAAAATAGGGATTAAGCTTTCGTTAACAAATCTGGTGAAGAATAAAGAGGAGACTGTAAAAAACGCACGTTGGAATACTTGCTTCGTAACGTACATGACATCGTCTACAATAGAGCTCATCCATGGGGAAACCTTTGTGTAATATTCCTCAAGTTCCAAAGACGTTTCTATACTTCTCCTGAAATAGTATGTTTCTAATTGTAATAAGGATGGAAGaagttgcttttttaacagAAGTTCCATCTTTgaagaattgaaaataGATGCACAAATAAGATTGTCCTGGACAGATGGATCATTCGAAGTACCATCAGATTGGGACAATCGAAGGACAAGACGgctaataaatatttttgagatATTCCATTTGGAGACAATGGCTGAcatttcattcaaaatcggATGTAGCGTTTGAAGAGAGACCCTTTCTAATTCCTTTTGATCCGAAACAAAGGCACGATTTTTCAACTTCGCATGTAACAAAATGTATTTGTAAGAAGCTATAGAGCTTACGAGGTTATCAATTCTTCTCACGTCAAACATGGTATTCACGATAATGGAACCTTGGCGATCACAATCACCttgcaatttttcaataacGGTGATGGTGTTTTTGGCcttgtaatatttttgaacaagAGGCGTATGTGCGCGTATGATAGAAGCAACATGCTCGACCAGTCCGGTAAATGCCtgtgcaaaaaaaagagcatGAGTAGGGGGCTCATCGAGAGTGGCCCTAGCTTTAGAAGCAATAATTCCACCAAAAAAATGCCAATAAGCTTCTAAtccttccttttctttgcCGATCAAAGGGAAGAGTTTGAAGTAACGagtgatttctttttgatcCTGATTTCGGGCGGCCTTATGGAATTCCCGCCAAAAGAGAGTGTGTAGAGATTCGgtgatttcttttaaggTGTCCATGGGCGCTAAAGGTTGCTCAGCTGTGGGAACAACGGCATGTGCAAATTTCCCTTCGATGATAGCCGGCGATGTGGAGCTTGCTCGATGTACTAAATCAGCTGCTTTTTCCCATTGTTGGTGATGCATAGCTCTGTTGAGATCCTGCAAACATTCTTTGAAATCTCGGACTTGACGAACAAATAAAAGACACTCTTTTATACGATTCTGTTCTCTATCGACCGATTTGATTCTCTCAATGACCTCCTCGCTAACGATAGTGGTATTGCAAAAAGCATCTTTAAGCTCTTCAATCTGACCTACAAACAGCACTAGACGTTCTGCCATATTCTTGATTAAAGAATTGAACTTCTCAGTCGGCTGTGCATCGCTTAGCAGCCTTTCCAGCTTTTCGTCGGTTCGTTGGGATTCGACTTGTAAGTCATGAAACCGTTGTTTAATTTGCG
Above is a genomic segment from Schizosaccharomyces pombe strain 972h- genome assembly, chromosome: III containing:
- the wbp1 gene encoding dolichyl-diphosphooligosaccharide--protein glycotransferase subunit Wbp1; translation: MKSALCIALALTWSLLVQAARQTVLAVADHDIGGYSTFLQSLTDRDFDVKTSYIKDESAKLFEYGERLYDNLILLSSQSKSLGPVFSPKSLLEFVQSGGNLFVVAGSQLPEGIRELGRQLDMFLAERQSVVVDHFNHAEGSDDIILLDGISENPYIISDETRAAGPILYKGIGHYLGPNPQTQPILRGNPTSYIYNTKTEAEVSKNPWAAGTQLFLVSVLQSSTGERVGLSGSIDMLKDEYLSPQSPSFSKSNFLFARDLTNWVFQRKGVLQATNMTYGKVAEPLESRNASCYRIKDEMIFSIDISLLEDGQQTPYVADDVQLELIMLDPYYRVNLVPVPSDSQTSQHYEAVLVAPDHYGDFTFKIEYKRPGLTPIEEKSTFTLRQFFHNEFPRFLPHAYPYYASCFSVLGAFLLFCGIWLLQKPAKPVVPSAKKQN
- the ado1 gene encoding adenosine kinase, which codes for MSSYILFGLENPLLDYYVGGETATLEKYGLKSNDAVLASESQMGIYKEPCVSYSAGGAAQNSCRAAQYVLPPNSTVFAGCVGQDKFADMLLESNEKAGLRSEFSVDPTTPTGVCAVVLSNNNKNRSLCTNLGAANNYKLKDLQQPNVWKFVEEAKVIYVGGFHLTVSPESMLCLAQHANENNKPYIMNLSAPFLSQFFKEQMDSVIPYCDYVIGNEAEILSYGENHGIKSTDVQEIALALSSVEKVNKKRTRVVVITQGADATIVAKDGKVTTYKPNRVPSEEIVDTNGAGDAFAGGFIAALSQGQGIDYAVTLGHWLGQECIKVSGTTLPLPKKQFPLP
- the cog4 gene encoding COG complex subunit Cog4; this translates as MDISINDCTDISQIKQRFHDLQVESQRTDEKLERLLSDAQPTEKFNSLIKNMAERLVLFVGQIEELKDAFCNTTIVSEEVIERIKSVDREQNRIKECLLFVRQVRDFKECLQDLNRAMHHQQWEKAADLVHRASSTSPAIIEGKFAHAVVPTAEQPLAPMDTLKEITESLHTLFWREFHKAARNQDQKEITRYFKLFPLIGKEKEGLEAYWHFFGGIIASKARATLDEPPTHALFFAQAFTGLVEHVASIIRAHTPLVQKYYKAKNTITVIEKLQGDCDRQGSIIVNTMFDVRRIDNLVSSIASYKYILLHAKLKNRAFVSDQKELERVSLQTLHPILNEMSAIVSKWNISKIFISRLVLRLSQSDGTSNDPSVQDNLICASIFNSSKMELLLKKQLLPSLLQLETYYFRRSIETSLELEEYYTKVSPWMSSIVDDVMYVTKQVFQRAFFTVSSLFFTRFVNESLIPILRNDYYVYLSHNLLTVCNIIKAQFQRLKNANSIPAKQVENYITLVNSASLSKQYLKSIVDGVSSRLEEVFAFAKDQKLVKKSIDNFLQLTVNFENLCKTSFNMYFPIFLLPRIEQCIDDSFDGINYVLSYEDYTKETEHERLVVTRLRSVWDRVLLLEQFTPENQLSLRSMACEKAASYIENLILYKIQWNDYGAMALENDISSLITIFSNDQANLRHSFERLQEILILLVWESDSTAPEQLINDLNLQLLSIDIVSAIMEKKANVQGED